In Psychrobacter sp. JCM 18902, a single window of DNA contains:
- the gltA gene encoding citrate synthase, producing the protein MADTNAKLTVNGKEYEFPIIEGTLGRPVLDIAALQESGFWSYDPGFKVTAPVESKITYIDGGKGELLHRGYPIDQLANNAEYLEVAYALIHGDLPNAEQKADFFEKIRKHTGVHDQLRKFFEGFRRDAHPMAIMVGVVGALSAFYHEALDVSNEEHREITAIRLIAKMPTLAAMSYKYSQGEPFMYPRNDFSYAENFLYMMFATPADVDYQTNDVITRAMDKIFTLHADHEQNASTSTVRLAGSTGANPYACIAAGIAALWGPSHGGANEAVLEMLDEIGSVENVPEFMEKVKSREVKLMGFGHRVYKNFDPRAQVMKETCDEVLGALGINDPKLELAMALEKIALEDPFFVERNLYPNVDFYSGIILKAIGIPTSMFTVIFSLARTSGWISHWLEMHSTPFKIGRPRQLYTGETHRDFVKVEDRK; encoded by the coding sequence ATGGCTGACACTAATGCCAAACTAACCGTCAATGGTAAAGAATACGAGTTTCCTATTATCGAAGGTACTTTAGGGCGTCCAGTTCTAGATATTGCTGCTCTACAAGAATCAGGATTTTGGTCTTATGACCCTGGTTTTAAAGTAACCGCCCCTGTTGAATCAAAGATTACTTATATTGATGGTGGTAAGGGTGAGCTACTACACCGCGGCTACCCTATCGATCAATTGGCAAACAATGCTGAATATTTAGAAGTGGCTTATGCCTTGATTCATGGCGATTTGCCGAACGCTGAGCAAAAAGCAGATTTCTTTGAAAAAATCCGTAAGCATACGGGTGTTCATGATCAATTGCGCAAGTTCTTTGAAGGCTTCCGCCGTGACGCGCATCCGATGGCTATTATGGTTGGTGTCGTTGGTGCTTTATCTGCGTTTTATCATGAAGCATTAGATGTCAGTAACGAAGAGCATCGTGAAATCACGGCTATCCGTCTAATCGCTAAAATGCCAACGCTTGCTGCGATGAGTTATAAATACTCGCAAGGCGAACCGTTCATGTACCCACGCAATGACTTTAGCTATGCTGAAAACTTCTTATACATGATGTTTGCCACGCCTGCTGATGTTGATTACCAAACCAATGACGTCATCACTCGTGCCATGGACAAAATCTTTACTTTGCATGCTGACCACGAGCAAAACGCGTCAACGTCTACGGTACGTCTAGCTGGTTCTACTGGCGCCAACCCTTATGCGTGTATCGCTGCTGGTATCGCCGCCCTTTGGGGACCATCACATGGCGGCGCGAACGAAGCCGTGCTTGAGATGTTAGATGAGATCGGTTCAGTTGAAAATGTGCCTGAATTCATGGAAAAAGTGAAGAGCCGTGAAGTGAAGCTCATGGGCTTTGGTCATCGCGTTTATAAAAACTTTGATCCACGTGCACAAGTGATGAAAGAAACTTGTGACGAAGTATTGGGCGCATTGGGCATCAATGATCCTAAGCTTGAGCTTGCCATGGCACTTGAGAAAATCGCTTTAGAAGACCCGTTCTTCGTTGAGCGTAACTTGTATCCAAACGTTGATTTTTACTCAGGCATTATCCTTAAAGCCATCGGTATTCCAACGTCAATGTTTACCGTAATCTTCTCATTGGCTCGTACTTCTGGTTGGATCAGCCATTGGTTAGAGATGCACAGCACACCGTTCAAAATTGGTCGTCCACGTCAGTTATACACGGGTGAAACGCATCGCGACTTCGTTAAAGTTGAAGACCGTAAATAG
- the sdhC gene encoding succinate dehydrogenase, cytochrome b556 subunit, giving the protein MPAVKSNRPIDLPLSQVISVNRSPIAIASILHRISGIILFLLIPVMLWLLQNSLASAESFETVFDNVLVRFLAWIFVAAIAYHFVMGIKHLFADMGMNEELKSGRTASMVSFVIAAILIVASFVWVMF; this is encoded by the coding sequence ATGCCCGCTGTGAAAAGCAACCGACCTATTGATCTGCCTTTAAGCCAAGTGATTAGCGTTAATCGCTCACCGATTGCGATCGCCTCTATCTTGCATCGTATCTCTGGCATTATTTTATTTTTATTGATTCCTGTCATGCTGTGGTTACTACAGAACTCATTGGCTTCGGCTGAGAGCTTTGAAACCGTATTTGACAATGTACTTGTGCGCTTTTTAGCATGGATATTTGTTGCAGCGATTGCTTATCACTTTGTGATGGGCATCAAGCACTTATTTGCTGATATGGGCATGAACGAAGAGCTAAAATCTGGCCGCACTGCGTCTATGGTTAGTTTTGTGATTGCAGCGATTCTAATTGTCGCGTCATTTGTATGGGTGATGTTCTAA
- the sdhD gene encoding succinate dehydrogenase, hydrophobic membrane anchor protein: MKNDSGIKSATGLTGSGSRDWIIQRISAVVLAVYSVVLLGFFLTHGEVTYLEWSSFMTSLPMRLFSLVAVLALAGHAWVGMWTVFTDYITTGKLGSSAAGLRLVLQSLMIIAILVFLFWGIMIFWGTGFGVVAV; encoded by the coding sequence ATAAAAAATGATTCAGGAATCAAAAGTGCGACTGGTCTGACAGGTTCAGGCTCACGCGATTGGATTATCCAGCGTATTAGCGCTGTCGTTTTAGCCGTTTATAGTGTGGTATTGCTGGGCTTCTTTTTGACGCACGGCGAGGTTACTTATCTTGAATGGTCATCATTCATGACCAGTTTGCCTATGCGCCTATTTAGCTTGGTGGCGGTACTTGCCCTAGCTGGTCATGCTTGGGTTGGTATGTGGACCGTGTTCACCGACTATATCACTACTGGCAAATTGGGCTCAAGCGCAGCAGGTCTACGCTTAGTGCTACAGTCATTGATGATTATCGCTATTTTAGTGTTTCTATTTTGGGGCATTATGATTTTTTGGGGTACTGGTTTCGGTGTGGTTGCTGTTTAA
- the sdhA gene encoding succinate dehydrogenase flavoprotein subunit: protein MATRQDNTISNIKTLNYDAVIVGGGGSGMRASLHLAEAGMKVAVLTKVFPTRSHTVAAQGGIGASLGNMSNDNWHFHFYDTVKGSDWLGDQDAIEYMCREAPKVVYELEHMGMPFDRNEDGTIYQRPFGGHTSNYGEKAVQRACAAADRTGHALLHTLYQKNLQQGTEFFIEWIALDLIKDEAGNINGVIALEQETGTVAVFQSPITVLATGGAGRIFAASTNAYINTGDGIGMAVRAGIPLQDMEFWQFHPTGVHGAGVLLTEGCRGEGAILRNKDGEAFMERYAPTVKDLAPRDLVSRSMDQEIKEGRGCGPNADHIVMDMTHLGVETIMKRLPSVFEIGKNFANVDITKEPIPVIPTIHYMMGGIPTTIHGQVITPDLEAGTDEDGLYAKGNVVKGLYAIGECACVSVHGANRLGTNSLLDLLVFGRAAGKHIVDEFHHADHNYKPLDPRVLDYTVGRLDKLQQSTEGYNAQDVADEIRATMQAHASVFRTQAMMDEGVEKILALGDKIEKIHLADKSQVFNTARIEAFEVANLYEVAKATMVSAAMRHESRGAHSVSDYDRPEDDDYAPNGRNDHEWMKHTLWYSEGNRIIYKPVRKVPLTVDYIEPKVRVY from the coding sequence ATGGCAACTAGACAAGATAATACCATTAGTAATATTAAGACGCTAAACTACGATGCAGTCATCGTTGGTGGCGGCGGCTCAGGTATGCGTGCTTCACTACATTTGGCAGAAGCGGGCATGAAAGTTGCCGTTTTGACCAAAGTATTCCCAACCCGTTCGCACACGGTTGCGGCTCAGGGCGGTATCGGCGCAAGTTTGGGCAACATGAGCAACGATAACTGGCATTTCCACTTTTATGACACCGTTAAAGGGTCAGATTGGTTGGGTGACCAAGACGCGATTGAATACATGTGCCGTGAAGCGCCTAAAGTCGTCTATGAGCTTGAGCACATGGGCATGCCGTTTGACCGTAACGAAGACGGCACAATTTATCAGCGCCCATTCGGTGGTCATACCTCGAACTATGGCGAAAAAGCCGTACAACGTGCGTGTGCTGCAGCTGACCGTACGGGTCACGCGCTATTACATACGTTATATCAGAAGAATTTGCAGCAAGGTACTGAGTTCTTTATTGAGTGGATTGCGCTTGATTTGATCAAAGACGAAGCGGGTAATATCAACGGTGTTATCGCGCTTGAACAAGAAACCGGTACGGTTGCCGTATTCCAGTCACCGATTACTGTCCTAGCGACAGGTGGTGCTGGTCGTATCTTCGCCGCTTCTACTAACGCTTATATCAATACTGGTGACGGTATTGGCATGGCAGTTCGTGCTGGTATTCCATTACAAGACATGGAGTTTTGGCAGTTCCACCCAACGGGCGTTCATGGTGCAGGCGTACTGTTAACTGAAGGTTGCCGCGGTGAAGGCGCTATCTTACGTAACAAAGATGGCGAAGCGTTCATGGAGCGCTATGCGCCAACCGTGAAAGATTTGGCACCACGTGATTTGGTTTCTCGTTCTATGGATCAAGAGATCAAAGAAGGTCGCGGCTGTGGTCCAAACGCTGACCATATCGTAATGGATATGACCCATTTGGGTGTAGAAACCATCATGAAGCGTTTGCCATCGGTATTTGAGATTGGTAAAAACTTCGCTAACGTTGATATCACCAAAGAGCCAATTCCCGTTATTCCAACCATTCACTATATGATGGGCGGTATTCCAACCACTATCCATGGTCAAGTAATCACGCCTGATCTAGAAGCAGGTACGGACGAAGACGGTCTATATGCAAAAGGCAACGTGGTTAAAGGTCTTTATGCTATCGGTGAATGTGCTTGTGTTAGTGTTCACGGTGCCAACCGCTTAGGTACCAACTCTTTGCTTGATCTATTGGTATTTGGTCGTGCTGCTGGTAAGCATATCGTTGATGAATTCCATCATGCCGATCATAACTATAAGCCTCTAGATCCACGCGTGCTAGATTATACGGTCGGTCGTTTAGACAAGCTGCAACAGTCGACTGAAGGCTACAATGCCCAAGACGTGGCTGACGAGATTCGTGCGACCATGCAAGCGCATGCGAGTGTGTTCCGTACGCAAGCGATGATGGACGAAGGCGTTGAGAAGATTTTAGCGCTTGGTGACAAGATTGAAAAAATCCATTTGGCCGATAAATCACAAGTATTTAACACAGCGCGCATTGAAGCATTCGAAGTGGCTAACTTGTATGAAGTGGCCAAAGCGACGATGGTATCAGCGGCAATGCGTCACGAAAGCCGCGGTGCTCATAGCGTGTCTGACTATGACCGTCCAGAAGATGATGATTACGCACCAAATGGCCGTAATGACCACGAGTGGATGAAGCATACCTTATGGTATTCTGAAGGCAATCGCATCATTTATAAGCCAGTTCGTAAAGTACCACTAACGGTTGATTATATCGAACCGAAAGTTCGCGTCTATTAA
- a CDS encoding succinate dehydrogenase iron-sulfur subunit, with amino-acid sequence MSRGTRTIEIYRYDPDLDAAPRMQTYTIELLDSDRMLLDVLLRLKKEDETLTFRRSCREGICGSDGMNINGKNGLACLINMNTLPEKVTVRPLPGLPVVRDLVVDMNQFYEQYEKVHPYLINDQPAPPTERLQSPEQREKLNGLYECILCACCSTSCPSFWWNPDKFLGPSALLHAYRFVADSRDGDTQARLARLDDPFSLFRCRGIMNCVSVCPKGLNPTRAIGHLRNMLIDQAG; translated from the coding sequence ATGAGCCGAGGTACTCGCACCATCGAAATCTATCGCTACGATCCTGATCTGGACGCAGCGCCGCGCATGCAAACGTATACGATTGAGTTGCTAGACTCAGATCGTATGTTGCTTGACGTGTTATTACGCCTAAAAAAGGAAGACGAAACACTGACCTTCCGTCGCTCTTGCCGTGAAGGTATTTGTGGCTCTGATGGCATGAACATCAATGGCAAAAATGGTCTAGCGTGTCTCATTAACATGAACACTCTGCCAGAAAAAGTCACGGTTCGTCCATTACCAGGTCTACCTGTTGTTCGCGATTTGGTTGTTGATATGAACCAATTCTATGAGCAATATGAGAAAGTACATCCGTACTTGATCAATGACCAGCCAGCGCCGCCAACTGAGCGTTTGCAGTCACCTGAGCAACGCGAAAAGCTAAACGGTTTGTACGAATGTATTCTATGCGCATGCTGTTCAACCAGCTGCCCATCGTTCTGGTGGAACCCTGATAAATTCTTAGGTCCATCAGCACTACTGCATGCTTATCGCTTCGTGGCTGATAGCCGTGATGGTGATACGCAAGCACGTTTGGCGCGCTTAGATGATCCATTTAGCCTATTCCGTTGCCGCGGTATCATGAACTGTGTATCAGTTTGTCCAAAAGGTTTAAACCCAACCAGAGCAATTGGTCATTTACGTAATATGCTCATTGACCAAGCAGGTTAA
- a CDS encoding 2-oxoglutarate dehydrogenase E1 component, with product MNSITKEAASLGHTELAADNASYIEALYEQYLNDPDSVDTDWQTYFEQYKSPNDAQHNAIKEQFLLLARNQTANKASTQAPDANAGLADCANPKQMGVQQLISAYRRRGHRRAKLDPLNLHPRAEVEDLTLAYHNLSEADLDTVFPTNDLNIGKDEAPLREIIEIMERVYCRYIGTEYMHVTTSTEKRWMEKYLETNLGYIKFDKEKRLSILERLTAAEGLEKYLARKYTGVKRFGLEGGESFIPAINEIIQRAGGYGTKEMVIGMAHRGRLNLLVNILGKNPADLFDEFDGKVQPEKGSGDVKYHNGFSSNVMTPGGEAHLALAFNPSHLEIVAPVLQGSVRARQVRRNDQPLLDNKGGNSVLPIVIHGDAAFAGQGVVQETFQMSQTRAYTTGGTVHIVINNQVGFTTSRQEDVRSTEYCTDVAKMVHAPILHVNGDDPESVVFAAQLALDYRHEFDKDIIIDLFCYRRNGHNEADEPSATQPLMYAVIKKLPTTRTIYAQKLIEDGILNAEEEKQYEDDYRESLDRGDYVANSLVNEPNEELFVDWKPYLGHDLVDDWDTSVDIEILKGYGRRMAEMPEGYKLQRQVQKVVEQRLAMQTGEEPLNWGAAETLAYASLVDNDKVLVRITGEDVGRGTFSHRHSEIYNINDGSMYVPLAHMSDTQARFATYNSLLSEEAVLAFEYGYATTVPNALIVWEAQFGDFVNGAQVVIDQFISSGETKWQRVCGLTMLLPHGFEGQGPEHSSARLERFLQLCAEDNMQVITPTTPAQIYHALRRQAVRPIRKPLIVMSPKSLLRHKLATSNLEELANGKFETVLPEMDNQNADKVTRMVLCGGKVYYDLLEQRRALGLDHVAIVRIEQLYPLPEQRLMAEIEKYSNLAEIVWTQEEPLNQGAWYYLAPHMFRIVVPHPTKAKVMEPVARPASAAPATGSPKLHAQQQQALIAGGLGISVDELAK from the coding sequence ATGAATAGTATAACTAAAGAAGCCGCAAGCCTAGGACATACAGAACTGGCTGCTGACAACGCCAGCTATATAGAAGCTCTTTATGAGCAGTACCTAAACGACCCTGATAGCGTTGATACCGATTGGCAGACGTATTTTGAACAATACAAATCGCCAAACGATGCACAGCATAACGCTATTAAAGAACAGTTTTTGTTGCTTGCTCGCAACCAAACTGCTAACAAAGCCAGCACTCAAGCGCCTGATGCAAATGCAGGCTTAGCCGACTGTGCTAACCCTAAACAAATGGGTGTACAGCAGCTGATTTCAGCTTACCGTCGCCGTGGTCATCGCCGCGCCAAGCTTGATCCGTTAAATCTACATCCACGTGCAGAAGTGGAAGATTTGACCCTTGCTTATCATAATCTTTCAGAAGCTGATCTTGATACCGTATTTCCTACCAATGATTTAAATATCGGTAAAGACGAAGCGCCTTTACGTGAAATCATCGAAATTATGGAACGTGTTTACTGCCGTTACATTGGTACTGAATACATGCACGTTACCACCAGTACTGAAAAACGCTGGATGGAAAAGTATCTAGAAACCAACTTAGGTTACATCAAGTTTGATAAAGAAAAGCGCTTATCTATTCTTGAGCGCCTAACAGCAGCTGAAGGTCTAGAAAAATATTTAGCACGTAAATATACGGGCGTTAAGCGTTTCGGACTAGAGGGCGGCGAAAGCTTTATCCCTGCTATCAATGAAATCATCCAACGTGCAGGCGGTTATGGCACTAAAGAAATGGTCATTGGTATGGCTCACCGTGGACGCCTAAACCTACTGGTCAATATCTTAGGTAAAAACCCTGCGGACTTGTTTGACGAGTTTGATGGTAAAGTACAGCCAGAAAAAGGCTCAGGTGACGTTAAATACCATAATGGTTTTTCATCGAATGTGATGACGCCAGGCGGTGAAGCGCATTTGGCTTTGGCATTTAACCCATCACATCTTGAGATTGTCGCACCGGTATTGCAAGGCTCTGTACGTGCCCGTCAGGTGCGTCGCAACGATCAGCCACTTTTAGACAATAAAGGCGGTAATTCAGTATTGCCAATCGTTATTCATGGTGATGCTGCGTTTGCTGGTCAAGGCGTGGTTCAAGAAACATTCCAAATGTCACAAACCCGTGCTTATACCACTGGTGGTACTGTACATATTGTGATCAATAACCAAGTCGGTTTCACGACCAGCCGTCAAGAAGACGTGCGTTCGACTGAGTACTGTACTGACGTTGCAAAAATGGTACATGCACCTATCCTACATGTGAACGGTGACGATCCTGAGTCGGTCGTATTTGCCGCGCAGTTAGCATTAGATTACCGTCATGAGTTTGATAAAGACATCATTATCGATCTGTTCTGCTATCGCCGTAATGGTCATAATGAAGCCGATGAGCCGTCAGCGACTCAGCCACTCATGTATGCAGTTATCAAGAAGCTACCAACGACTCGTACGATTTATGCACAAAAACTTATCGAAGACGGTATTTTGAATGCTGAAGAAGAAAAGCAGTATGAAGATGACTATCGTGAGTCTTTAGACCGTGGTGACTATGTTGCAAACTCATTGGTTAATGAGCCTAACGAAGAGTTGTTCGTCGATTGGAAACCTTATTTAGGTCACGATTTGGTGGATGATTGGGATACCAGTGTCGATATCGAGATTCTAAAAGGGTATGGACGTCGTATGGCGGAAATGCCAGAAGGCTATAAGTTACAACGCCAAGTCCAAAAAGTGGTTGAGCAGCGCTTAGCCATGCAGACAGGCGAAGAGCCATTAAACTGGGGTGCAGCTGAAACGTTGGCATACGCATCACTAGTCGATAACGATAAAGTATTGGTACGTATTACTGGTGAAGATGTGGGTCGCGGTACTTTCTCACATCGTCATAGCGAAATCTATAATATCAATGATGGCAGTATGTATGTGCCATTGGCTCATATGAGTGACACTCAAGCCCGCTTTGCCACTTATAACTCATTGTTATCAGAAGAAGCGGTATTAGCCTTTGAATATGGTTATGCAACGACAGTACCAAATGCCTTGATCGTTTGGGAAGCGCAGTTTGGTGATTTCGTCAACGGCGCGCAGGTGGTGATTGACCAGTTTATCTCAAGTGGTGAGACCAAGTGGCAGCGCGTTTGTGGTCTAACTATGTTATTACCACACGGTTTTGAAGGTCAGGGTCCTGAGCATTCATCTGCTCGTCTTGAGCGTTTCTTACAGCTATGTGCTGAAGACAATATGCAAGTAATAACGCCAACGACACCTGCGCAGATCTATCATGCGCTACGTCGTCAAGCAGTTCGCCCAATTCGTAAGCCATTGATTGTCATGTCACCGAAGAGTTTACTACGTCATAAGCTAGCCACTTCAAATCTTGAAGAGCTGGCGAATGGTAAGTTTGAAACGGTACTGCCAGAGATGGACAACCAAAATGCAGACAAAGTCACTCGTATGGTGCTTTGTGGTGGTAAAGTTTATTACGACTTACTTGAGCAGCGCCGCGCATTAGGTCTAGATCATGTCGCTATTGTTCGTATTGAGCAGCTCTACCCATTACCAGAGCAGCGTTTGATGGCTGAGATTGAAAAATACAGCAACTTGGCTGAGATCGTTTGGACACAAGAAGAGCCGCTGAACCAAGGCGCTTGGTATTATTTAGCACCGCATATGTTCCGTATCGTCGTACCACACCCAACCAAGGCGAAAGTCATGGAGCCAGTGGCGCGTCCTGCGAGTGCAGCACCTGCTACAGGGTCACCAAAACTGCATGCTCAACAGCAGCAAGCGTTGATCGCTGGTGGTCTTGGTATCAGTGTCGATGAGTTGGCTAAGTAA
- the odhB gene encoding 2-oxoglutarate dehydrogenase complex dihydrolipoyllysine-residue succinyltransferase yields the protein MADIKAPVFPESVADGTIVEWHVTEGQQVNRDDLLAEIETDKVVLEVVAPDNGVVTKIVKQVDDTVLSDEIIGQFEAGASASADNAPAVDPDQPAAPVQAKQAADGGEPVQATDKKDEADHKDQSPAVRKAAKESGVDPKEVEGSGRGGRVTKTDMANPTLKADSSIKSDSGRPVAESMGERTEKRVPMTRLRKTVANRLLAASQETAMLTTFNEVNMKPLMDMRAKYKDQFEKRHGVRLGFMSLFVKAATEALKRFPAVNASLDGDDIVYHGFYDIGVAVSSDRGLVVPVLRDTDRMSMADVESRIRELGGLAQKGKLGLDDMTGGTFTISNGGVFGSLMSTPILNPPQTAILGMHAINDRPMAVDGKVEILPMMYLALSYDHRMIDGKEAVQFLVTIKELVEDPAMLLLDL from the coding sequence ATGGCTGATATCAAAGCCCCCGTTTTTCCAGAATCAGTTGCCGACGGTACTATCGTTGAGTGGCATGTCACTGAAGGTCAGCAAGTCAATCGTGATGACCTATTGGCTGAAATCGAAACTGATAAAGTCGTATTAGAAGTTGTGGCGCCTGATAACGGCGTTGTGACCAAAATCGTTAAGCAGGTTGATGATACCGTGTTGTCTGACGAGATCATTGGTCAATTCGAAGCTGGTGCAAGCGCCAGTGCAGATAATGCTCCTGCGGTAGATCCAGATCAACCAGCAGCGCCAGTACAAGCCAAGCAAGCAGCAGATGGTGGCGAGCCTGTCCAAGCAACAGATAAAAAAGACGAAGCGGATCATAAAGATCAAAGCCCAGCGGTACGTAAAGCAGCGAAAGAGTCTGGCGTAGATCCTAAAGAAGTGGAAGGTAGTGGTCGCGGCGGCCGTGTGACCAAAACAGATATGGCTAACCCAACATTGAAAGCAGACAGCAGCATCAAATCTGATAGCGGCCGTCCAGTAGCTGAATCAATGGGTGAGCGTACTGAGAAACGTGTTCCAATGACGCGTCTACGTAAGACAGTCGCCAATCGTCTGCTAGCAGCTTCACAAGAAACGGCGATGCTAACGACGTTTAACGAAGTGAACATGAAGCCATTAATGGACATGCGCGCTAAATATAAAGATCAGTTCGAAAAACGTCATGGCGTACGTTTAGGCTTTATGTCATTGTTCGTGAAAGCGGCAACCGAAGCACTTAAACGCTTCCCAGCAGTCAACGCTTCACTAGACGGTGATGACATTGTTTATCATGGTTTCTACGATATCGGTGTTGCTGTATCATCTGATCGTGGTTTGGTTGTTCCCGTACTACGTGATACTGATCGCATGAGCATGGCGGACGTCGAAAGCCGTATCCGTGAGCTTGGTGGCTTGGCTCAAAAAGGTAAACTTGGTCTAGATGACATGACTGGTGGTACTTTCACTATTTCAAACGGTGGTGTATTTGGCTCATTGATGTCAACGCCTATTTTGAACCCACCACAAACAGCTATCCTAGGTATGCATGCGATCAATGACCGTCCTATGGCTGTTGATGGTAAAGTTGAAATTCTACCGATGATGTATCTTGCATTGTCTTATGACCATCGTATGATTGATGGTAAAGAAGCGGTACAGTTCTTAGTAACCATCAAAGAATTGGTTGAAGATCCAGCCATGTTGCTACTAGACCTGTAA